The window TCAATAATGCTTTTTCATTTTACAGATTCCAACACCACTTTTTTTATTTTTAAGTGACATTTTCACAAGATAATTAACTCGTTTTTTTAGTCTTTTTAGGTGACATTTTCAAAAGTTATTGACATACTTCATAATTATTTAGGAAATTCAAGAAATATTTAGTTATTCAAAGCTTAATATTAATATATTTTTCAACTGCTTAGTTTATCAGGATTTTCCTGAGATTTCTTCAACTCTCTTAATATCAATTAATGATATAATTGATAAGCATGTTATAATAATAAAACCTACATCTGGTCACAAAAGCTATAACTGTACTTAATTATACTTTATTAAACTTATTTAAGTTATTATACTTATATTAAACTAATTAATGAAAAGGGGAAAAAAGCATGCCCTTTGATGGAATTGTAACGAAATGTGTGGTAAATGAATTAAAAGATAAAATTATTGATGGCCGTATTGAAAAGATATTTCAACCTGAATCAGATGAAATTTTAATAAACATCAGAGCAAAAGGACGAAATTATAAGCTGGTGTTAAGTGCCAATGCGAGCTATCCCAGAATTCACCTGGTCCGGGAGTCCAAGGAGAATCCCTCTGCTCCTCCCATGTTTTGCATGTTGCTAAGAAAGTATCTTTCAAATGGAAGAATAATTGACATAGGTTTTCATGATTATGAGCGTATTGTAACAATAAGTGTTGAGTCCGCTAATGAAATGGGAGACTTATCTGAGAAAAAGCTTATTATAGAAATTATGGGCCGTCATAGTAATATCATCCTGATTAACAACCAAAATAAAATAATAGATGCTATAAAGCATGTTGATGCAGAAATAAGCAGTGTAAGGGAAGTAATGCCAGCAAGGGAGTATATACTTCCTCCCTCTCAGAATAAACTGAGTCCCGATGCCATTAGATCTGAAAACTTTTTAAATTATTTTTTGGGAATACACCTTAATGGTCCTGAACACCTTGAATCTTCAGATGAAACCACCTTACCTGCATACAAAAATACCATGCCGGTTGATGTAGATTCCGTATTCTCGGGAATAACCTCAGTATCTGCTGAAAAATACCTGTTAAACAATATTAAAGGATTCAGTCCGCTTCTCTGCCGTGAAATATGCCACAGGGCAGGTATATTCGAAAAGACTTCCATGGCTTCTCTGAGTAATACAGAGCTAATTAACCTGAAAGAAGCATTATCTGGCTTGCTTACTGAAATATCTGAAGGGAAATTTTCTCCGTGCATAATATACGATAATACTTACGGAAGTGATTCATACAAAAAACCTATTGACTTCCATTGCGTAAAAATGACTCAGTATTCCCATGTGGAATACCTGTCCTCCATTAGTGAAGCACTTGATAATTTTTATACACAGAAAGATGCAGCCGAAAGACTAAGGCAAAAAAAATCTGAACTATACAAGGTACTTCACAATAGTATTGAACGTTGTAATAAAAAAATCAGTCTCCAGCAGGAAAAATTAAGAGATGTTTCAGACAGGGAAAAACTAAAGCTTTATGGGGAATTATTAACTGCAAATATATATAATATACCTTCTGGAGTTGATAAGGTTGCTCTCAATAACTATTACAGTGAAAACTGGGATATGATTGAAATACCTTTAGATCCCAACCTTTCACCTCAGCAAAACGCTCAAAAATACTATAAACAATATGCAAAGGCAAAAAGTACCTATATTAACACAAGTAAACAGCTGGAAGAAAGTTTATCGGAACTGGATTATCTGGAAAGTGTAAGTATCATGCTTGAAAATTGCTCATCCCTTCAGGAAATTGATGAAATCCGGCAGGAACTCATTGAGCAGGGATACCTGGTATCCGGAAGGAAAAATAAATACTCACTTAACAAGAAGGATAATCCTTCCAGGCCTATGCATTTCGTATCTTCTGATGGTCTTGATATATATGTAGGAAAAAACAATAAACAAAATGAAATACTTACACTAAAAACATCCTCTTCAAAAGATATCTGGCTTCATGCAAAGAATATACCTGGCTCTCATGTAATAATAAAACATACCGGGCGAAATATTCCTGATAAAACCTTAGAAGAAGCTGCCATGCTTGCGGCCTATTATAGTAAAGCAAGTTCCTCATCCAATGTACCTGTAGATTATACAACAGTAAAAAATGTAAAAAAGCCCAAGGGTTTAAAGCCTGGAATGGTAATATACGAAAACTATAAGACCATAATCGTGAATCCTGGTAAACCTGAAGGCTTAAGATTATATAAATAAACAGGAGAGCATACTAAAATAGTATGCCCCTTGTTTATTTATATGATTTCAAACTTTGTTATTATTTAACTATCCTTTAACTTATATTATTCTTTATCCTCTATACTTTTCGGCTAATTTTTCAAAAGCAGGCAGAGAATTCTTTACTGTTTTCATGTCCACTGAATAAGATATTCTGAAGTATCCAGGCATTCCGAATCCTCTTCCTGGTACAAGAAGTAAATTATACTTTAAAGCTTCCTGTGTAAATTCAACATCGTCGTCTATAAGAGCTTTAGGGAACAGATAAAAAGCTCCCTGAGGCTTGATACATTCAAAGCCTATCCTGGTAAGATGGTTGTATAGTATATCTCTTTTTTCTTTGTAGGATTCTACATCAGCACATGCCCCATAAGAACGGCTTAAAACTTTTTGTATAAGGGCAGGTGCGTTAACAAATCCTAATGTACGGTTGCAGAATACCATTGCATTGATTAGTACATTCACATCATCAATAGCATTATTTACTGCGATATATCCGATTCTTTCACCAGGCAGAGCAAGTGACTTGCTAAATGAATTCACTGCAATTGAATTCTTGAATATCTTTAATATGCTTGGTACTTTAACACCATCATATACAATTTTTGCGTAAGGTTCATCAGATATAACAAAAATATTGGTGCCAAATTCCTTTTCCTTTTCTGAAAGAAGATCAGCCACCTTCTTAAGTACTTCCTGGCTGTAAATTACTCCAGTCGGATTATTAGGAGAGTTAATTATAATTGCCTTTGTTTTTGGTGTTATGTACTTATTAAGAACCTCCACATCAGGTTCAAAAGTTTTTGAGTCAGTAGGTACCACAACGGGCACACCACCATGGTTATCTATATAAAAAAGGTATTCTACAAAGTATGGCGCAAATACGATAACTTCTTCCTGAGGATTAAGAAGCGCCTTAAGCGCAACATTCAGTCCTCCTGCCGCCCCACAGGTCATGATAATATTATCGGCTTTAAGCTCAACACCTGTTTCATTCTTTATACCTGCCGCAATCTTTTCCCTTATGTCAAAATGTCCCGCATTGCTCATATAACGGTGTATGCCTGGCAGATTTTCCATAACAATATCCTTAAGGGCTTGTCTCACCTCTTCAGGTGGCTCACCTGCAGGATTTCCGATGCTAAAATCAAAAACGTTATCATCTCCATAAATCTTACGGAGCTTTTCTCCCTGTTCAAACATAGCTCTTATCCAGGAAGATTTTCCAAGACTCTTGACAACTTTTTCAGAAAACATATTTCAACACTCCTATTAGCTG of the Clostridiaceae bacterium genome contains:
- a CDS encoding fibronectin/fibrinogen-binding protein; its protein translation is MPFDGIVTKCVVNELKDKIIDGRIEKIFQPESDEILINIRAKGRNYKLVLSANASYPRIHLVRESKENPSAPPMFCMLLRKYLSNGRIIDIGFHDYERIVTISVESANEMGDLSEKKLIIEIMGRHSNIILINNQNKIIDAIKHVDAEISSVREVMPAREYILPPSQNKLSPDAIRSENFLNYFLGIHLNGPEHLESSDETTLPAYKNTMPVDVDSVFSGITSVSAEKYLLNNIKGFSPLLCREICHRAGIFEKTSMASLSNTELINLKEALSGLLTEISEGKFSPCIIYDNTYGSDSYKKPIDFHCVKMTQYSHVEYLSSISEALDNFYTQKDAAERLRQKKSELYKVLHNSIERCNKKISLQQEKLRDVSDREKLKLYGELLTANIYNIPSGVDKVALNNYYSENWDMIEIPLDPNLSPQQNAQKYYKQYAKAKSTYINTSKQLEESLSELDYLESVSIMLENCSSLQEIDEIRQELIEQGYLVSGRKNKYSLNKKDNPSRPMHFVSSDGLDIYVGKNNKQNEILTLKTSSSKDIWLHAKNIPGSHVIIKHTGRNIPDKTLEEAAMLAAYYSKASSSSNVPVDYTTVKNVKKPKGLKPGMVIYENYKTIIVNPGKPEGLRLYK
- a CDS encoding pyridoxal phosphate-dependent aminotransferase, which gives rise to MFSEKVVKSLGKSSWIRAMFEQGEKLRKIYGDDNVFDFSIGNPAGEPPEEVRQALKDIVMENLPGIHRYMSNAGHFDIREKIAAGIKNETGVELKADNIIMTCGAAGGLNVALKALLNPQEEVIVFAPYFVEYLFYIDNHGGVPVVVPTDSKTFEPDVEVLNKYITPKTKAIIINSPNNPTGVIYSQEVLKKVADLLSEKEKEFGTNIFVISDEPYAKIVYDGVKVPSILKIFKNSIAVNSFSKSLALPGERIGYIAVNNAIDDVNVLINAMVFCNRTLGFVNAPALIQKVLSRSYGACADVESYKEKRDILYNHLTRIGFECIKPQGAFYLFPKALIDDDVEFTQEALKYNLLLVPGRGFGMPGYFRISYSVDMKTVKNSLPAFEKLAEKYRG